The following are encoded in a window of Gasterosteus aculeatus chromosome 5, fGasAcu3.hap1.1, whole genome shotgun sequence genomic DNA:
- the LOC120819814 gene encoding actin-binding LIM protein 1 isoform X6 — translation MVSQLASVCSLNTRGPKPSSAPGMSGLLNLSSLGRICGSGNSNEMVVLDRVKRKNSVRRMSIIEDGEIAEILYLIPKQSMMEQLPFINPDDYVLCEKLDGIPPEMSGLHDLDGSQPCSPGGKRVIRCFRCGEPCKGQALRVQNSHFHVKCFTCKECGCDLAHSGFFMRTGDYLCPLDFQRLHGTLCSSCGDFVEGAVVTVLGKTYHPACFVCSVCKEPFPAGDCVTFSGKDCLCQRCVRPPSPTPHDVSWSGNCSGCGRDIKNGQALVALGGQWHLGCFKCKACRRMLSGEYISKDGFPYCERDYQIQFGVQCEACQKFITGKVLEAGERNYHPSCARCSRCDKMFTEGEDMYVQGSTVWHPDCRDGSRAEDGFVVNRPKTAGLDFFFPHHKLKPTTSSSESSFSRPGSCTPGSPGRTICAKVDNEIFDYRELAAIPRVKAIFDIEHPDMMSYESVDSSSTLDKKGVRPERRGPAQSPGNASETTEEGFEVKHFTPTPRRPASSGDHGTRNRHNYTPNLSRSPQHFHRPDEGFNMYRRPPIYKQQGAISSSSLGRSCEHTHFTASQTASLPGYGRNGLNPPPSADLPPGDGSRGWCTSAASSPTLFNTTLPTRLITRCKLISVACSLLLSSEFKLYPYELLAVSSRGRVKLPSDVDRTRLERHLSPGSFFQIFGMALQQFDLLPLWKRNNMKKRANLF, via the exons ATGGTTTCTCAGTTGGCGTCCGTCTGCAGCCTGAACACGCGCGGCCCGAAGCCTTCCAGCGCTCCGGGCATGTCGGGCCTGCTCAACCTCAGCAGCCTGGGGAGGATCTGCGGCTCCGGCAACAGCAACGAAATGGTGGTTTTGGACCGGGTCAAGAGGAAGAACTCGGTCAGGCGCATGTCCATCATCGAGGACGGGGAAATCGCAGAGATTCTCTACCTCATCCCTAAACAGTCCATGATGGAGCAGCTGCCCTTCATCAACCCCGACGACTACGTCCTGTGTGAGAAGTTGGACGGGATACCTCCGGAGATGTCCG GGCTCCATGACCTGGACGGCTCCCAGCCGTGTTCCCCCGGGGGGAAGCGTGTCATCCGGTGCTTTAGATGTGGGGAGCCGTGCAAGGGTCAGGCGCTGCGTGTGCAGAACAGCCACTTCCACGTAAAGTGCTTCACCTGCAAAG agTGCGGCTGCGACCTGGCTCACAGTGGCTTCTTCATGAGGACCGGGGACTACCTCTGCCCGCTGGACTTCCAGAGGCTCCACGGCacgctctgcagcagctgcggGGACTTTGTGGAGGGCGCGGTGGTCACGGTCCTGGGGAAGACCTACCACCCGGCCTGCTTCGTGTGCTCCGTCTGCAA AGAGCCTTTTCCTGCCGGGGATTGTGTGACCTTCAGCGGAAAGGACTGCCTCTGCCAGCGCTGCGTCCGACCCCCGTCTCCCACCCCCCACGACGTCAGCTGGTCCGGCA aCTGCTCGGGCTGCGGGAGAGACATCAAGAACGGCCAGGCTCTGGTGGCGCTCGGAGGCCAGTGGCACCTCGGCTGCTTCAAGTGTAAAGCCTGCAGGAGAATGCTGAGCGGAGAGTACATCAGCAA GGATGGCTTTCCATACTGCGAGAGGGACTACCAGATCCAATTTGGGGTTCAGTGTGAAGCATGTCAGAAGTTTATAACTGGGAAAGTCCTCGAG gcGGGGGAGAGAAACTATCACCCCAGCTGTGCCAGATGCAGCCGATGTGACAAAATGTTCACGGAGGGCGAAGACATGTACGTGCAAG GGTCGACGGTTTGGCACCCGGACTGCAGAGACGGCAGCAGAGCGGAGGACGGCTTCGTG GTCAACAGGCCAAAAACAGCAGGTCTCGATTTCTTTTTCCCGCATCATAAACTCAAG CCCACGACATCCTCGTCTGAAAGCTCCTTCTCCAGGCCCGGCTCGTGCACTCCGGGGAGTCCTGGTCGGACCATCTGT GCAAAAGTAGATAATGAGATCTTTGATTACCGAGAATTAGCAGCCATTCCCAGAGTCAAGGCTATATTCGATATAGAGCATCCCGATATGATGTCCTATGAGTCTGTGGACTCCTCCTCTACTTTGGACAAGAAAGGCGTCAGACCGGAGCGGCGGGGCCCTGCACAG TCACCAGGAAATGCGTCTGAAACCACCGAG GAGGGTTTTGAAGTCAAACATTTCACGCCAACACCCAGAAGACCTGCGTCCTCTGGGGATCACGGGACACGCAATCGCCACAACTACACGCCAAATCTGTCCAGATCCCCTCAACACTTCCACCGGCCCG ACGAAGGCTTCAACATGTACAGGAGGCCTCCGATTTATAAACAGCAAGGTGCGATATCATCAAGTTCATTGGGCCGTAGCTGCGAAC ATACACATTTCACCGCATCCCAAACGGCCTCTCTGCCCGGATACGGTCGCAACGGCCTCAATCCG CCACCGTCAGCTGACCTCCCCCCCGGCGACGGATCCAGAGGTTGGTGCACGTCGGCAGCTTCGTCGCCCACATTGTTCAACACCACTTTACCAACTCGGTTAATAACTCGCTGTAAACTAATTAGCGTCGCCTGTTCTTTACTCCTTTCCTCAGAGTTTAAG CTCTACCCATATGAGCTCTTAGCTGTAAGTAGTAGAGGACGAGTGAAACTCCCCAGCGACGTTGACCGGACAAGACTTGAG CGCCACCTTTCCCCGGGGTCGTTCTTTCAGATCTTCGGCATGGCCCTTCAACAATTTGACCTGCTTCCGCTGTGGAAACGTAACAATATGAAGAAGAGGGCAAATCTTTTCTAA
- the LOC120819814 gene encoding actin-binding LIM protein 1 isoform X23 has product MVSQLASVCSLNTRGPKPSSAPGMSGLLNLSSLGRICGSGNSNEMVVLDRVKRKNSVRRMSIIEDGEIAEILYLIPKQSMMEQLPFINPDDYVLCEKLDGIPPEMSGLHDLDGSQPCSPGGKRVIRCFRCGEPCKGQALRVQNSHFHVKCFTCKECGCDLAHSGFFMRTGDYLCPLDFQRLHGTLCSSCGDFVEGAVVTVLGKTYHPACFVCSVCKEPFPAGDCVTFSGKDCLCQRCVRPPSPTPHDVSWSGNCSGCGRDIKNGQALVALGGQWHLGCFKCKACRRMLSGEYISKDGFPYCERDYQIQFGVQCEACQKFITGKVLEAGERNYHPSCARCSRCDKMFTEGEDMYVQGSTVWHPDCRDGSRAEDGFVVNRPKTAGLDFFFPHHKLKPTTSSSESSFSRPGSCTPGSPGRTICAKVDNEIFDYRELAAIPRVKAIFDIEHPDMMSYESVDSSSTLDKKGVRPERRGPAQSPGNASETTEGFEVKHFTPTPRRPASSGDHGTRNRHNYTPNLSRSPQHFHRPDEGFNMYRRPPIYKQQDTHFTASQTASLPGYGRNGLNPPPSADLPPGDGSREFKVCGESFEWS; this is encoded by the exons ATGGTTTCTCAGTTGGCGTCCGTCTGCAGCCTGAACACGCGCGGCCCGAAGCCTTCCAGCGCTCCGGGCATGTCGGGCCTGCTCAACCTCAGCAGCCTGGGGAGGATCTGCGGCTCCGGCAACAGCAACGAAATGGTGGTTTTGGACCGGGTCAAGAGGAAGAACTCGGTCAGGCGCATGTCCATCATCGAGGACGGGGAAATCGCAGAGATTCTCTACCTCATCCCTAAACAGTCCATGATGGAGCAGCTGCCCTTCATCAACCCCGACGACTACGTCCTGTGTGAGAAGTTGGACGGGATACCTCCGGAGATGTCCG GGCTCCATGACCTGGACGGCTCCCAGCCGTGTTCCCCCGGGGGGAAGCGTGTCATCCGGTGCTTTAGATGTGGGGAGCCGTGCAAGGGTCAGGCGCTGCGTGTGCAGAACAGCCACTTCCACGTAAAGTGCTTCACCTGCAAAG agTGCGGCTGCGACCTGGCTCACAGTGGCTTCTTCATGAGGACCGGGGACTACCTCTGCCCGCTGGACTTCCAGAGGCTCCACGGCacgctctgcagcagctgcggGGACTTTGTGGAGGGCGCGGTGGTCACGGTCCTGGGGAAGACCTACCACCCGGCCTGCTTCGTGTGCTCCGTCTGCAA AGAGCCTTTTCCTGCCGGGGATTGTGTGACCTTCAGCGGAAAGGACTGCCTCTGCCAGCGCTGCGTCCGACCCCCGTCTCCCACCCCCCACGACGTCAGCTGGTCCGGCA aCTGCTCGGGCTGCGGGAGAGACATCAAGAACGGCCAGGCTCTGGTGGCGCTCGGAGGCCAGTGGCACCTCGGCTGCTTCAAGTGTAAAGCCTGCAGGAGAATGCTGAGCGGAGAGTACATCAGCAA GGATGGCTTTCCATACTGCGAGAGGGACTACCAGATCCAATTTGGGGTTCAGTGTGAAGCATGTCAGAAGTTTATAACTGGGAAAGTCCTCGAG gcGGGGGAGAGAAACTATCACCCCAGCTGTGCCAGATGCAGCCGATGTGACAAAATGTTCACGGAGGGCGAAGACATGTACGTGCAAG GGTCGACGGTTTGGCACCCGGACTGCAGAGACGGCAGCAGAGCGGAGGACGGCTTCGTG GTCAACAGGCCAAAAACAGCAGGTCTCGATTTCTTTTTCCCGCATCATAAACTCAAG CCCACGACATCCTCGTCTGAAAGCTCCTTCTCCAGGCCCGGCTCGTGCACTCCGGGGAGTCCTGGTCGGACCATCTGT GCAAAAGTAGATAATGAGATCTTTGATTACCGAGAATTAGCAGCCATTCCCAGAGTCAAGGCTATATTCGATATAGAGCATCCCGATATGATGTCCTATGAGTCTGTGGACTCCTCCTCTACTTTGGACAAGAAAGGCGTCAGACCGGAGCGGCGGGGCCCTGCACAG TCACCAGGAAATGCGTCTGAAACCACCGAG GGTTTTGAAGTCAAACATTTCACGCCAACACCCAGAAGACCTGCGTCCTCTGGGGATCACGGGACACGCAATCGCCACAACTACACGCCAAATCTGTCCAGATCCCCTCAACACTTCCACCGGCCCG ACGAAGGCTTCAACATGTACAGGAGGCCTCCGATTTATAAACAGCAAG ATACACATTTCACCGCATCCCAAACGGCCTCTCTGCCCGGATACGGTCGCAACGGCCTCAATCCG CCACCGTCAGCTGACCTCCCCCCCGGCGACGGATCCAGAG AGTTTAAGGTATGTGGGgagagctttgagtggtcttGA
- the LOC120819814 gene encoding actin-binding LIM protein 1 isoform X14 translates to MVSQLASVCSLNTRGPKPSSAPGMSGLLNLSSLGRICGSGNSNEMVVLDRVKRKNSVRRMSIIEDGEIAEILYLIPKQSMMEQLPFINPDDYVLCEKLDGIPPEMSGLHDLDGSQPCSPGGKRVIRCFRCGEPCKGQALRVQNSHFHVKCFTCKECGCDLAHSGFFMRTGDYLCPLDFQRLHGTLCSSCGDFVEGAVVTVLGKTYHPACFVCSVCKEPFPAGDCVTFSGKDCLCQRCVRPPSPTPHDVSWSGNCSGCGRDIKNGQALVALGGQWHLGCFKCKACRRMLSGEYISKDGFPYCERDYQIQFGVQCEACQKFITGKVLEAGERNYHPSCARCSRCDKMFTEGEDMYVQGSTVWHPDCRDGSRAEDGFVVNRPKTAGLDFFFPHHKLKPTTSSSESSFSRPGSCTPGSPGRTICAKVDNEIFDYRELAAIPRVKAIFDIEHPDMMSYESVDSSSTLDKKGVRPERRGPAQSPGNASETTEEGFEVKHFTPTPRRPASSGDHGTRNRHNYTPNLSRSPQHFHRPGVTRSSSLLSGNKDTRITSPLCHHSPPHNKDEGFNMYRRPPIYKQQGAISSSSLGRSCEHTHFTASQTASLPGYGRNGLNPPPSADLPPGDGSREFKVCGESFEWS, encoded by the exons ATGGTTTCTCAGTTGGCGTCCGTCTGCAGCCTGAACACGCGCGGCCCGAAGCCTTCCAGCGCTCCGGGCATGTCGGGCCTGCTCAACCTCAGCAGCCTGGGGAGGATCTGCGGCTCCGGCAACAGCAACGAAATGGTGGTTTTGGACCGGGTCAAGAGGAAGAACTCGGTCAGGCGCATGTCCATCATCGAGGACGGGGAAATCGCAGAGATTCTCTACCTCATCCCTAAACAGTCCATGATGGAGCAGCTGCCCTTCATCAACCCCGACGACTACGTCCTGTGTGAGAAGTTGGACGGGATACCTCCGGAGATGTCCG GGCTCCATGACCTGGACGGCTCCCAGCCGTGTTCCCCCGGGGGGAAGCGTGTCATCCGGTGCTTTAGATGTGGGGAGCCGTGCAAGGGTCAGGCGCTGCGTGTGCAGAACAGCCACTTCCACGTAAAGTGCTTCACCTGCAAAG agTGCGGCTGCGACCTGGCTCACAGTGGCTTCTTCATGAGGACCGGGGACTACCTCTGCCCGCTGGACTTCCAGAGGCTCCACGGCacgctctgcagcagctgcggGGACTTTGTGGAGGGCGCGGTGGTCACGGTCCTGGGGAAGACCTACCACCCGGCCTGCTTCGTGTGCTCCGTCTGCAA AGAGCCTTTTCCTGCCGGGGATTGTGTGACCTTCAGCGGAAAGGACTGCCTCTGCCAGCGCTGCGTCCGACCCCCGTCTCCCACCCCCCACGACGTCAGCTGGTCCGGCA aCTGCTCGGGCTGCGGGAGAGACATCAAGAACGGCCAGGCTCTGGTGGCGCTCGGAGGCCAGTGGCACCTCGGCTGCTTCAAGTGTAAAGCCTGCAGGAGAATGCTGAGCGGAGAGTACATCAGCAA GGATGGCTTTCCATACTGCGAGAGGGACTACCAGATCCAATTTGGGGTTCAGTGTGAAGCATGTCAGAAGTTTATAACTGGGAAAGTCCTCGAG gcGGGGGAGAGAAACTATCACCCCAGCTGTGCCAGATGCAGCCGATGTGACAAAATGTTCACGGAGGGCGAAGACATGTACGTGCAAG GGTCGACGGTTTGGCACCCGGACTGCAGAGACGGCAGCAGAGCGGAGGACGGCTTCGTG GTCAACAGGCCAAAAACAGCAGGTCTCGATTTCTTTTTCCCGCATCATAAACTCAAG CCCACGACATCCTCGTCTGAAAGCTCCTTCTCCAGGCCCGGCTCGTGCACTCCGGGGAGTCCTGGTCGGACCATCTGT GCAAAAGTAGATAATGAGATCTTTGATTACCGAGAATTAGCAGCCATTCCCAGAGTCAAGGCTATATTCGATATAGAGCATCCCGATATGATGTCCTATGAGTCTGTGGACTCCTCCTCTACTTTGGACAAGAAAGGCGTCAGACCGGAGCGGCGGGGCCCTGCACAG TCACCAGGAAATGCGTCTGAAACCACCGAG GAGGGTTTTGAAGTCAAACATTTCACGCCAACACCCAGAAGACCTGCGTCCTCTGGGGATCACGGGACACGCAATCGCCACAACTACACGCCAAATCTGTCCAGATCCCCTCAACACTTCCACCGGCCCG GAGTGACGCGTTCTTCCTCTTTATTATCTGGCAACAAAGACACACGCATCACTTCCCCTTTATGTCACCACTCCCCCCCCCATAACAAAG ACGAAGGCTTCAACATGTACAGGAGGCCTCCGATTTATAAACAGCAAGGTGCGATATCATCAAGTTCATTGGGCCGTAGCTGCGAAC ATACACATTTCACCGCATCCCAAACGGCCTCTCTGCCCGGATACGGTCGCAACGGCCTCAATCCG CCACCGTCAGCTGACCTCCCCCCCGGCGACGGATCCAGAG AGTTTAAGGTATGTGGGgagagctttgagtggtcttGA
- the LOC120819814 gene encoding actin-binding LIM protein 1 isoform X7, translating to MVSQLASVCSLNTRGPKPSSAPGMSGLLNLSSLGRICGSGNSNEMVVLDRVKRKNSVRRMSIIEDGEIAEILYLIPKQSMMEQLPFINPDDYVLCEKLDGIPPEMSGLHDLDGSQPCSPGGKRVIRCFRCGEPCKGQALRVQNSHFHVKCFTCKECGCDLAHSGFFMRTGDYLCPLDFQRLHGTLCSSCGDFVEGAVVTVLGKTYHPACFVCSVCKEPFPAGDCVTFSGKDCLCQRCVRPPSPTPHDVSWSGNCSGCGRDIKNGQALVALGGQWHLGCFKCKACRRMLSGEYISKDGFPYCERDYQIQFGVQCEACQKFITGKVLEAGERNYHPSCARCSRCDKMFTEGEDMYVQGSTVWHPDCRDGSRAEDGFVPTTSSSESSFSRPGSCTPGSPGRTICAKVDNEIFDYRELAAIPRVKAIFDIEHPDMMSYESVDSSSTLDKKGVRPERRGPAQSPGNASETTEEGFEVKHFTPTPRRPASSGDHGTRNRHNYTPNLSRSPQHFHRPGVTRSSSLLSGNKDTRITSPLCHHSPPHNKDEGFNMYRRPPIYKQQDTHFTASQTASLPGYGRNGLNPPPSADLPPGDGSRGWCTSAASSPTLFNTTLPTRLITRCKLISVACSLLLSSEFKLYPYELLAVSSRGRVKLPSDVDRTRLERHLSPGSFFQIFGMALQQFDLLPLWKRNNMKKRANLF from the exons ATGGTTTCTCAGTTGGCGTCCGTCTGCAGCCTGAACACGCGCGGCCCGAAGCCTTCCAGCGCTCCGGGCATGTCGGGCCTGCTCAACCTCAGCAGCCTGGGGAGGATCTGCGGCTCCGGCAACAGCAACGAAATGGTGGTTTTGGACCGGGTCAAGAGGAAGAACTCGGTCAGGCGCATGTCCATCATCGAGGACGGGGAAATCGCAGAGATTCTCTACCTCATCCCTAAACAGTCCATGATGGAGCAGCTGCCCTTCATCAACCCCGACGACTACGTCCTGTGTGAGAAGTTGGACGGGATACCTCCGGAGATGTCCG GGCTCCATGACCTGGACGGCTCCCAGCCGTGTTCCCCCGGGGGGAAGCGTGTCATCCGGTGCTTTAGATGTGGGGAGCCGTGCAAGGGTCAGGCGCTGCGTGTGCAGAACAGCCACTTCCACGTAAAGTGCTTCACCTGCAAAG agTGCGGCTGCGACCTGGCTCACAGTGGCTTCTTCATGAGGACCGGGGACTACCTCTGCCCGCTGGACTTCCAGAGGCTCCACGGCacgctctgcagcagctgcggGGACTTTGTGGAGGGCGCGGTGGTCACGGTCCTGGGGAAGACCTACCACCCGGCCTGCTTCGTGTGCTCCGTCTGCAA AGAGCCTTTTCCTGCCGGGGATTGTGTGACCTTCAGCGGAAAGGACTGCCTCTGCCAGCGCTGCGTCCGACCCCCGTCTCCCACCCCCCACGACGTCAGCTGGTCCGGCA aCTGCTCGGGCTGCGGGAGAGACATCAAGAACGGCCAGGCTCTGGTGGCGCTCGGAGGCCAGTGGCACCTCGGCTGCTTCAAGTGTAAAGCCTGCAGGAGAATGCTGAGCGGAGAGTACATCAGCAA GGATGGCTTTCCATACTGCGAGAGGGACTACCAGATCCAATTTGGGGTTCAGTGTGAAGCATGTCAGAAGTTTATAACTGGGAAAGTCCTCGAG gcGGGGGAGAGAAACTATCACCCCAGCTGTGCCAGATGCAGCCGATGTGACAAAATGTTCACGGAGGGCGAAGACATGTACGTGCAAG GGTCGACGGTTTGGCACCCGGACTGCAGAGACGGCAGCAGAGCGGAGGACGGCTTCGTG CCCACGACATCCTCGTCTGAAAGCTCCTTCTCCAGGCCCGGCTCGTGCACTCCGGGGAGTCCTGGTCGGACCATCTGT GCAAAAGTAGATAATGAGATCTTTGATTACCGAGAATTAGCAGCCATTCCCAGAGTCAAGGCTATATTCGATATAGAGCATCCCGATATGATGTCCTATGAGTCTGTGGACTCCTCCTCTACTTTGGACAAGAAAGGCGTCAGACCGGAGCGGCGGGGCCCTGCACAG TCACCAGGAAATGCGTCTGAAACCACCGAG GAGGGTTTTGAAGTCAAACATTTCACGCCAACACCCAGAAGACCTGCGTCCTCTGGGGATCACGGGACACGCAATCGCCACAACTACACGCCAAATCTGTCCAGATCCCCTCAACACTTCCACCGGCCCG GAGTGACGCGTTCTTCCTCTTTATTATCTGGCAACAAAGACACACGCATCACTTCCCCTTTATGTCACCACTCCCCCCCCCATAACAAAG ACGAAGGCTTCAACATGTACAGGAGGCCTCCGATTTATAAACAGCAAG ATACACATTTCACCGCATCCCAAACGGCCTCTCTGCCCGGATACGGTCGCAACGGCCTCAATCCG CCACCGTCAGCTGACCTCCCCCCCGGCGACGGATCCAGAGGTTGGTGCACGTCGGCAGCTTCGTCGCCCACATTGTTCAACACCACTTTACCAACTCGGTTAATAACTCGCTGTAAACTAATTAGCGTCGCCTGTTCTTTACTCCTTTCCTCAGAGTTTAAG CTCTACCCATATGAGCTCTTAGCTGTAAGTAGTAGAGGACGAGTGAAACTCCCCAGCGACGTTGACCGGACAAGACTTGAG CGCCACCTTTCCCCGGGGTCGTTCTTTCAGATCTTCGGCATGGCCCTTCAACAATTTGACCTGCTTCCGCTGTGGAAACGTAACAATATGAAGAAGAGGGCAAATCTTTTCTAA
- the LOC120819814 gene encoding actin-binding LIM protein 1 isoform X28, with product MVSQLASVCSLNTRGPKPSSAPGMSGLLNLSSLGRICGSGNSNEMVVLDRVKRKNSVRRMSIIEDGEIAEILYLIPKQSMMEQLPFINPDDYVLCEKLDGIPPEMSGLHDLDGSQPCSPGGKRVIRCFRCGEPCKGQALRVQNSHFHVKCFTCKECGCDLAHSGFFMRTGDYLCPLDFQRLHGTLCSSCGDFVEGAVVTVLGKTYHPACFVCSVCKEPFPAGDCVTFSGKDCLCQRCVRPPSPTPHDVSWSGNCSGCGRDIKNGQALVALGGQWHLGCFKCKACRRMLSGEYISKDGFPYCERDYQIQFGVQCEACQKFITGKVLEAGERNYHPSCARCSRCDKMFTEGEDMYVQGSTVWHPDCRDGSRAEDGFVPTTSSSESSFSRPGSCTPGSPGRTICAKVDNEIFDYRELAAIPRVKAIFDIEHPDMMSYESVDSSSTLDKKGVRPERRGPAQSPGNASETTEGFEVKHFTPTPRRPASSGDHGTRNRHNYTPNLSRSPQHFHRPDEGFNMYRRPPIYKQQDTHFTASQTASLPGYGRNGLNPPPSADLPPGDGSREFKVCGESFEWS from the exons ATGGTTTCTCAGTTGGCGTCCGTCTGCAGCCTGAACACGCGCGGCCCGAAGCCTTCCAGCGCTCCGGGCATGTCGGGCCTGCTCAACCTCAGCAGCCTGGGGAGGATCTGCGGCTCCGGCAACAGCAACGAAATGGTGGTTTTGGACCGGGTCAAGAGGAAGAACTCGGTCAGGCGCATGTCCATCATCGAGGACGGGGAAATCGCAGAGATTCTCTACCTCATCCCTAAACAGTCCATGATGGAGCAGCTGCCCTTCATCAACCCCGACGACTACGTCCTGTGTGAGAAGTTGGACGGGATACCTCCGGAGATGTCCG GGCTCCATGACCTGGACGGCTCCCAGCCGTGTTCCCCCGGGGGGAAGCGTGTCATCCGGTGCTTTAGATGTGGGGAGCCGTGCAAGGGTCAGGCGCTGCGTGTGCAGAACAGCCACTTCCACGTAAAGTGCTTCACCTGCAAAG agTGCGGCTGCGACCTGGCTCACAGTGGCTTCTTCATGAGGACCGGGGACTACCTCTGCCCGCTGGACTTCCAGAGGCTCCACGGCacgctctgcagcagctgcggGGACTTTGTGGAGGGCGCGGTGGTCACGGTCCTGGGGAAGACCTACCACCCGGCCTGCTTCGTGTGCTCCGTCTGCAA AGAGCCTTTTCCTGCCGGGGATTGTGTGACCTTCAGCGGAAAGGACTGCCTCTGCCAGCGCTGCGTCCGACCCCCGTCTCCCACCCCCCACGACGTCAGCTGGTCCGGCA aCTGCTCGGGCTGCGGGAGAGACATCAAGAACGGCCAGGCTCTGGTGGCGCTCGGAGGCCAGTGGCACCTCGGCTGCTTCAAGTGTAAAGCCTGCAGGAGAATGCTGAGCGGAGAGTACATCAGCAA GGATGGCTTTCCATACTGCGAGAGGGACTACCAGATCCAATTTGGGGTTCAGTGTGAAGCATGTCAGAAGTTTATAACTGGGAAAGTCCTCGAG gcGGGGGAGAGAAACTATCACCCCAGCTGTGCCAGATGCAGCCGATGTGACAAAATGTTCACGGAGGGCGAAGACATGTACGTGCAAG GGTCGACGGTTTGGCACCCGGACTGCAGAGACGGCAGCAGAGCGGAGGACGGCTTCGTG CCCACGACATCCTCGTCTGAAAGCTCCTTCTCCAGGCCCGGCTCGTGCACTCCGGGGAGTCCTGGTCGGACCATCTGT GCAAAAGTAGATAATGAGATCTTTGATTACCGAGAATTAGCAGCCATTCCCAGAGTCAAGGCTATATTCGATATAGAGCATCCCGATATGATGTCCTATGAGTCTGTGGACTCCTCCTCTACTTTGGACAAGAAAGGCGTCAGACCGGAGCGGCGGGGCCCTGCACAG TCACCAGGAAATGCGTCTGAAACCACCGAG GGTTTTGAAGTCAAACATTTCACGCCAACACCCAGAAGACCTGCGTCCTCTGGGGATCACGGGACACGCAATCGCCACAACTACACGCCAAATCTGTCCAGATCCCCTCAACACTTCCACCGGCCCG ACGAAGGCTTCAACATGTACAGGAGGCCTCCGATTTATAAACAGCAAG ATACACATTTCACCGCATCCCAAACGGCCTCTCTGCCCGGATACGGTCGCAACGGCCTCAATCCG CCACCGTCAGCTGACCTCCCCCCCGGCGACGGATCCAGAG AGTTTAAGGTATGTGGGgagagctttgagtggtcttGA